CGCGAACAGGTTGCGCCCCAACAGCTCATCCTGTTGAGCGACGGAGTGCTCCGGGGTCAGGTTGACCATCTCGACGCCGTAGACCTGCTCGACCGCGTCGCGTGTGCCGATGGTCTCGGCGAAGTGATAACCGGTGTCGAGGAACAACACCTTGACCGGCGATCCGTCCAGCAGCTCACGGTCGACGTGCTTGACGGCCAGATCGACGAGGGCCGCGTCCTGCATGTTCGACGCGACGACGAAGTTGTCGCCGAAGTTCTCCGCGGTCCAGCGGATCAGTTCTTCCGGGGTCGCGTCGGCACCGAGGTCCCGGGCGCCCTTCTCCGCGATCGCACGCAACTCGGATTCGGTATGCCGGCGCCCGGTGGTTGCAGATGTTGACGCGGTCATCGCAGTGCCTCCTCATCAGCACGAACGGCCCACTGTGCGAACCGCTCTCCTTGATCTCGCTGGTCCACGTAGTTCCGCACGACGCGGTCGATGTAATCGCCGAGCTCGGTCGAGAGGACCTTGTGCTGGCGCAGCTTCCGGCCGAAACCGGAGTCCTGCCCCAGGCTGCCGCCGAGATGCACCTGGAAACCGTCGGTCTGATTGCCGTCCTCGTCCTCGACGAGCTGACCCTTGAAGCCGATGTCGGCCACCTGCGAGCGCGCGCAGGAGTTCGGGCATCCGTTGATGTTGACGGTGATCGGGACGTCGAGGGCCGAGTTGATGTCGGCCAGACGCTCCTCGAGCTCGGGCACGAGCCGCTGGGAACGCTTACGGGTCTCGGTGAACGACAGCTTGCAGAACTCGATCCCGCTGCACGCCATCAGGTTCTGTCGCCAGTTGGACGGACGCGCCGACAGTCCGAGCGCGCCGACCTCGGAGATGATCTGCTCGACCTTGTCGTCGGGGATGTCGAGCACCACCAGCTTCTGGTACGGCGTGAAGCGGATGCGGTCGGACCCGGCACGCTCGGCGGCGTCGGCGACGGCGGTGAGAATGGTGCCGGAGACGCGGCCCGCGATGGCGGCGAATCCGACGGAGTTCAGACCGTTCTTGAGTCGCTGCACGCCGACGTGGTCGCGGGGGCGGGTCAGCGGCTGCGGGGCGGGGCCGTCGATCAGCTTGCGGCCCAGGTATTCGTCCTCGAGCACCTGACGGAACTTCTCGATGCCCCAGTCCTTGATGAGGAACTTCAGGCGGGCCTTGGCGCGCAGGCGACGGTAGCCGTAGTCACGGAAGATCGAGACGACGCCCTCCCACACATCCGGGACCTCGTCGAGCGGAATCCATGCGCCGACCCGTTGCGCCAGCATCGGATTGGTGGACAGACCGCCACCAACCCACAGGTCGAGACCGGGGCCGTGTTCGGGATGGTCCACTCCGATGAATGCGATGTCGTTGGTCTCGTGAGAGACGTCCTGCAGGCCGGAGATCGCCGTCTTGAACTTGCGGGGCAGGTTCGAGTACTGCGGATCGCCGATGTAGCGGCGCACGATCTCGTCGATCGCGGGAGTCGGGTCGAGCACCTCGTCGACGGCGTCGCCGGCCAACGGGGAGCCGAGCACGACGCGAGGGCAGTCGCCGCAGGCCTCGGTGGTCTTGAGGCCCACGCCTTCGATCCGTTCCCAGATCGTCGGGACGTCCTCGATGCGGATCCAGTGGTACTGCACGTTCTCGCGGTCCGACAGGTCCGCGGTGTCGCGGGCGAACTCGGTCGAGATCTGCCCCAGCGTCCGCAACTGCGCCACGTTCAGCGCGCCCGCGTCGCAGCGGATGCGCATCATGAAGTGGTTGTCCTCGAGGATGTCGATGTTCTCGTCGCCGGTCCAGGTGCCGTCGTAACCCTCTTTGCGCTGGGTGTAGAGACCCCACCAGCGCATGCGGCCACGCAGATCCTGCTTGTCGATCGAGTCGAAACCCTGCTTGGAGTAGATGTTCTCGATCCGCGCCCGGACGTTGAGCGGGTTGTCGTCCTTCTTGACCTGCTCGTTGGGGTTCAGCGGCTCGCGATAGCCGAGCTTCCACTGACCTTCGGCCCGACGCTTGGTGGGCCGCGCCTTGCGGGCCGGACGCTCGCCGCGCGCCGCGGGCTTGGTCCGGGTTGCGGGACCATCCCCGTTCGCCGGCTCACTTGCGGCCGCGTCAGAGGTGGTCACGGAAAGATCGTCGGTGGTGGACGTCATGAAGTCTCCTGCGCCGACGCGCACGCACGTCAGCAGTCACGAAAGGTGGGCTGGAAACGTGCCGGCATACCCGCGATGAGCGGGGACTTCTCTGGGCCGACCGTCGTCGTGGGACGACAGGGGGACACGTCGTCTAAGGACGACAGAATGCGCTGCAGACGCGCTTGAGATCAATGTGGCGTCGAGCTGCGAGCCACACCCCTGGGGAAGTCACGTCGTTCATAGTGCCACGATCACCCTTGACTCGTCTACTTGGGTTTATTTTGCCTCACCGTGAGGCAAACCCGGCTTGCGCTTCCTACTTGTTGGAGTCAAGGCATCCGGGGCGGGTGGTATTCCCGGGGTTCGGATCAGTCCGGCCGTGCTTCGGTTCCCGATCGTGACCTTCCGCGACGTGGTGCTGATCACACGACGGTCGGCGCGCATGATGGAGGTGTGCAGGTCGACAGCGAGGTGGATGTCTACGGCGTCGTCGGCGACGCCTGTGGTGCCGTCGACCCCGCGACTCCGCTCGGTCTCTACCTTCACGTCCCCTTCTGTGCGACGCGGTGCGGGTACTGCGACTTCAACACCTACACAGCCGGCGAACTGGGCAGCTCGTCGTCCCCGGAGTCCTGGCAGGAGGCTGTCGACCGGGAGTTGAGAAGTGCTGCGCGACTGCTGAATCCGAGCCGTCCGGTGTCGACGGTCTTCGTCGGTGGCGGCACACCGTCGTTGCTCGGTGCAGACGGTCTCGGGCGACTCCTGCAGTCGGTCCGGGACAACTTCGACCTCACCGACGACGCCGAGGTCACCACCGAATCCAACCCGGAATCCACCTCGCCGGAATTCTTCGACGGGCTGCTGCGTGCCGGCTTCACCCGGATCTCGCTCGGTATGCAGTCGGCGGCCCCCCACGTCCTGGCCACCCTTGATCGGACCCACACGCCGGGGCGTGCGGTCGCCGCGGCCCGAGAGGCGACGGCCGCCGGGTTCGCACATGTCAACCTCGACCTGATCTACGGCACGCCTGGTGAGACCGACGAGGACCTGCACGCAAGCGTCGACGCCGTGCTCTCCACCTCGGTCGACCACGTGTCCGCGTACGCACTCATCGTCGAGGACGGGACCGCGCTGGCCCGACGGATCCGCAGAGGTGAGCTACCGGCACCCGACGACGACGTCCTCGCCGATCGCTACCGAATCCTCGACGACCGGCTGCGCGCCGACGGCTTCGACTGGTACGAGGTGTCGAATTGGGCGCGCACGACGCCGGGCGAGTGCCGTCACAACCTCGCCTACTGGTACAGCCACGACTGGTGGGGGATAGGTCCGGGCGCGCACTCGCACGTGAACGGTGTGCGGTGGTGGAACCTCAAGCATCCGGCTCGCTACGCCGATTCGCTTGCCGCCGAACAACTTCCGATCGCCGGGCACGAGATGCTGACCGAGGAGGACCGACATCTCGAATCGGTGATGCTGACCGCACGCTGCCGCTCCGGGCTGGCCGTCGAGGAGTTGTCTCCCGAGGAGTACCGACGGGCGGCGGAGTTTGTCGCCGATGGTCTGCTCGAGCATGTGGGCAGCGTCGGAGCGCGCCTCGTGCTCACCGATTCGGGTCGACTGCTCGCCGATCGCGTGGTGCGCGAGATCCTCGTCGCGAGTTAGGACGTCACCCGGGTCCGGCGCCGATCGTCACCATTCGGGGGCCGACGGGTCCGACGGCGGCAGGGTCCAGCCGGTACTGCGAGCCGAGCGGCGATGTGCTCCCGGATTGGGAACACGACCCGGTGCCGGAAGGCGCTCGGTGTCGACCTGACCTTCGATGAACTCCGACCCCGGCTCCAGATCGAGCTCATCGAGATCGAGCATCCGGGCGTGGATGATGTGCCTGTTCCGTAGCGCCGAGCGCACGGCCCGATGCAGACCGTCCTCGAGGTAGAGGTCGCCCCGCCAGCGGACGACGTGCGAGAACAGGTCGCCGTAGAAGGTGGAGTCCTCGCTGAGCAATCTGTCGAGCGCCAGCACCGTGGTCACTGTGGTGAGTTCGTCGAGGCGGAATTGCCGGGGCGGGATCTTGGCCCAGGCGCGCGCAGACAACCCGTGGTCGGGATAGGGCTTCCCCTCCCGCACCCCCTTGAAGATCATCGAGCACTTCCTGAGTCCGGCGCGACCACGCGGATGATGTGGCTTCCGCGCAGCGGTTCGTAAGATGGATGTGACCTACTGTATGGCAGAGTCGGTGAACCGGGAGGTGTCACGTGTCGAGTACGGATGATCGGCGGTTCGAGATCCTGCGTGCGATCGTCACGGACTTCGTCGACACGCAGGAACCCATCGGGTCCAAGGCCATCGTCGAGCGCCACCAACTCGGCGTGTCCAGCGCCACGGTCCGCAACGACATGGCGGTGCTCGAGGCCGAGGGATACATTGCCCAGCCCCACACCAGTTCGGGACGCGTCCCGACCGACAAGGGCTACCGGATGTTCGTCGACCGGATCAGTGAGGTCAAACCCCTGTCGACGGCCGAACGCCGGGCGATCCTGTCCGTTCTCGATTCCGGCGTTGACCTCGACGACGTGCTGCGCCGGTCGGTCAAACTTCTCGCACAGCTGACTCGTCAGGTCGCGGTCATCCAGTACCCGGTGCTGTCCACGGCGACCGTCCGTCACCTCGAGGTCGTCTCGCTCTCGCCCTCGCGCCTGTTGCTCGTCGTGATCACCGACACCGGGCGCGTCGAGCAACGGATGGTCGCACTGTCGGAAGATCTCGCCGACGCCGACTACATCCGGCTGCGCGACATGTTCTCCGCGGCCTTGCACGGCAAACGCCTCGAGGCCGCCTCGGCCGCGGTTGCCGAGCTCGCCAACGACGCGCCGGACGACATCCGCGACGTGGTGATCACGGTGGCCACCGTGCTCGTCGAGACACTGGTGGAGCGCGGCGACGACCGTCTGGTGCTCGGCGGGACGTCCAATCTGGCGCGGTCGGCGGCCGACTTCGCACCGGTCGTCGGTGGCATGGATACCGTGCTCGACGCACTCGAAGAGCAGGTGGTGGTGTTGAAATTGCTCGCCGCCACACAACGTATGGGGCGGGTCACCGTGCAGATCGGAGAAGAGACCCAGACCGAGAACCTGCGTGGCACGTCCGTCGTCTCGACAGGGTACGGTGCATCGGGCACGGTATTCGGCAGCGTCGGTGTGGTCGGCCCCACACGCATGGACTACCCGGGAACAATCGCGTCGGTGGCAGCCGTTGCCAAATACGTCGGCGAGGTGTTGGCCGATCGCTGACCCGTGCGGCCGTGGCGAGCGGCCCGGGTGTGAT
This sequence is a window from Gordonia insulae. Protein-coding genes within it:
- a CDS encoding phosphoadenylyl-sulfate reductase, with product MTASTSATTGRRHTESELRAIAEKGARDLGADATPEELIRWTAENFGDNFVVASNMQDAALVDLAVKHVDRELLDGSPVKVLFLDTGYHFAETIGTRDAVEQVYGVEMVNLTPEHSVAQQDELLGRNLFASDPGECCRLRKVVPLKAGLQPYDAWITGIRRVEAPTRANAPLISFDEGFGLVKINPIAAWSDETMQDYIDSKGVLVNPLVDDGYPSIGCAPCTVKPEPGSDPRSGRWAGRAKTECGLHA
- a CDS encoding nitrite/sulfite reductase; protein product: MTSTTDDLSVTTSDAAASEPANGDGPATRTKPAARGERPARKARPTKRRAEGQWKLGYREPLNPNEQVKKDDNPLNVRARIENIYSKQGFDSIDKQDLRGRMRWWGLYTQRKEGYDGTWTGDENIDILEDNHFMMRIRCDAGALNVAQLRTLGQISTEFARDTADLSDRENVQYHWIRIEDVPTIWERIEGVGLKTTEACGDCPRVVLGSPLAGDAVDEVLDPTPAIDEIVRRYIGDPQYSNLPRKFKTAISGLQDVSHETNDIAFIGVDHPEHGPGLDLWVGGGLSTNPMLAQRVGAWIPLDEVPDVWEGVVSIFRDYGYRRLRAKARLKFLIKDWGIEKFRQVLEDEYLGRKLIDGPAPQPLTRPRDHVGVQRLKNGLNSVGFAAIAGRVSGTILTAVADAAERAGSDRIRFTPYQKLVVLDIPDDKVEQIISEVGALGLSARPSNWRQNLMACSGIEFCKLSFTETRKRSQRLVPELEERLADINSALDVPITVNINGCPNSCARSQVADIGFKGQLVEDEDGNQTDGFQVHLGGSLGQDSGFGRKLRQHKVLSTELGDYIDRVVRNYVDQRDQGERFAQWAVRADEEALR
- the hemW gene encoding radical SAM family heme chaperone HemW, whose amino-acid sequence is MQVDSEVDVYGVVGDACGAVDPATPLGLYLHVPFCATRCGYCDFNTYTAGELGSSSSPESWQEAVDRELRSAARLLNPSRPVSTVFVGGGTPSLLGADGLGRLLQSVRDNFDLTDDAEVTTESNPESTSPEFFDGLLRAGFTRISLGMQSAAPHVLATLDRTHTPGRAVAAAREATAAGFAHVNLDLIYGTPGETDEDLHASVDAVLSTSVDHVSAYALIVEDGTALARRIRRGELPAPDDDVLADRYRILDDRLRADGFDWYEVSNWARTTPGECRHNLAYWYSHDWWGIGPGAHSHVNGVRWWNLKHPARYADSLAAEQLPIAGHEMLTEEDRHLESVMLTARCRSGLAVEELSPEEYRRAAEFVADGLLEHVGSVGARLVLTDSGRLLADRVVREILVAS
- a CDS encoding type II toxin-antitoxin system VapB family antitoxin, giving the protein MIFKGVREGKPYPDHGLSARAWAKIPPRQFRLDELTTVTTVLALDRLLSEDSTFYGDLFSHVVRWRGDLYLEDGLHRAVRSALRNRHIIHARMLDLDELDLEPGSEFIEGQVDTERLPAPGRVPNPGAHRRSARSTGWTLPPSDPSAPEW
- the hrcA gene encoding heat-inducible transcriptional repressor HrcA; protein product: MSSTDDRRFEILRAIVTDFVDTQEPIGSKAIVERHQLGVSSATVRNDMAVLEAEGYIAQPHTSSGRVPTDKGYRMFVDRISEVKPLSTAERRAILSVLDSGVDLDDVLRRSVKLLAQLTRQVAVIQYPVLSTATVRHLEVVSLSPSRLLLVVITDTGRVEQRMVALSEDLADADYIRLRDMFSAALHGKRLEAASAAVAELANDAPDDIRDVVITVATVLVETLVERGDDRLVLGGTSNLARSAADFAPVVGGMDTVLDALEEQVVVLKLLAATQRMGRVTVQIGEETQTENLRGTSVVSTGYGASGTVFGSVGVVGPTRMDYPGTIASVAAVAKYVGEVLADR